TTCCAGCTGTTTCCAAGCGCGGCCCTCAAGCGCAAGTTTTCCGACAAGCACGAGACTTCGCTTTCGCTTAGTCGCCGCATCGACCGACCTTCGTACGGGCAGCTCAACCCCTTCCGGGTTATCATCGACGCCAATACCCGCGGCGAAGGCAACCCCGAGCTGTTGCCCCAAACCAGCTACAACACGGAGCTGACCCACACCTTCAAGCAGAAGTACAGCGTAGGGCTGAGCTACAGCATCACCGATAACCCCATGGTGGGCGTGGTGCGGCCCGAGTCGGCTACGAGCGTGAACGTGGTTTCGACCACCAACAACCTAGATAAGCAGTTCTACTACGCCCTGACGCTAACGGCGCCCGTGGAAATTGCCAAGTGGTGGAATATGTACAACAACGCCGTGTTCTACTACTCGCGCTTCAAGGGCAACCTGGTGGGCACCAACCTGAACGCCGGCCGCATGACGTACACCCTGAGCTCGAACCACAACTTCCTGATTGGCAAAGGCTGGAGCGCCGAGCTGAATGGCAACTACCAGGCGCGCGAGCTGTACGGCTTCCTGGATGTGCAGCCCCTAGGTCAGGTAGCGGCCGGTGTTCAGAAGAGCCTGTGGGATAAGAAGGCGAATGTGAAGCTGAGCGTTTCGGATATCTTCTTCACCTCGCCGGTGCGGGCTACCTCTACCTACGCCAACTACGTCGAGAACTTCTACCAGCGGCAGGACTCGCGCCAGGCTACGCTGTCGTTTACCTACCGCTTCGGCAACGATAAAGTGGCGCCCACCAAGCGCCGCTCGGGTGGCGCCGAAGACGAAAAGCGCCGCGCTGGCGGGGGCAGCTAAGCCGCCGCGGCAAGGCTGGGCTTTGGCCTAAGCCAGCGCCCTTGCGTATAGGAAACCGTGCCTGAGCCGGCAGCTGCAGCCCACGTTGCAGCGCCGCACCGGGCACGGTTTTTTACTGCCCGCCCTATGCCTCACCTCGCCCGCACCTACCTAGGCGCTGTGCTCTGCAGCTTGTGCTTCGGCACGGCTTCGGCCCAAAGCCTCACTATTTCGCCTAATGCCAATGCGCACATCAGCCAGGCATTTGGCGCCCAAACTACCGCGCCAAGCAGCAACAAGCCTCCGCTGGTGTTCTACAACGGGGTGCTGCTGCAGCCTGCCGCCGCGGCCGCCCTGCAGCCCACCGATGTGCTGCGCACGCGCACGCTCAACCCCGCGCAGGCCCGCAAAAAAATTGGCGCTACGGGCGTGGAGGTAGTGTGCGTGGAGGGCGCCAGCCCGCGGGTGCTCGAGCTGATGGTGAACTACCTGCAGGCCCCGGTACCGCCCGCAACCAGCACCGAGGCGCTGTTCGACTACGAAACGGCTTTTTACGCCAGCACTACGCCGCACTACCGCGCCAAGCTGGTGAAGCACCTCTACCGCCAGCACGAGCTAAACCAACGCAAGCAGCAGCGGCAAAGCCTGGCCCTGCGCTAGGTGCTTAGTTGATTCCGTAGCTGATGGCAGCGTAGTACAAGCCGCCCACGCTTGGCCCGCCCAAAAACGACACGTAGTACCGATTAAGCAAATTGGTGGCGCCTACCTTCAGGCGTACGTTGGGTTTTTGTGCTTGGTAGGTTAGCTGCGCATCAAGAGTGGCGTAAGCCGGCACCGTGCCGGTTACCAGAAAAGTTTGCGAGTAGTAGCTCGCCTGCCAGCGGTAGTTCAGGCCGAAGCCTAGGCCGCGGTAGGCGTTTTCGTTGCCCAAGCTCAGGTTGTAAATCCAGCGCGGGGTGTTGAAGCCGTCCTCCAGCCCGTCGCCCGATTCAATGCGGTCGAGGCGGGCGTAGGTAAGGTTGGCACCGGCCAGGTAGCCGCCCGGCAGCTCGTAGCGCCCGCCCGCCGAGCCGCCGTAGTTGTACACTTGGGTTTGCGAGTTGGTCCAGAGGCGGTAGCGGTTTTGGGTCGCGCGGTTGCTGAGGTAAATCGCGGCCGAATCGGGGTTGTTGGTTTTGGGCACGTAGGCCTCCACTTGCGCAATAAAATCGCGGTAGCGGTTGTAGTAAAAGTCGACATCGAGCAGCAGCCGGCCTTGGGGCAGCAGCGCAGCTTTGTAGCCCAGCTCGAGCGAACGGATATGCTCGGGCCGCAGGTACGTGTACGGGTTGCGGCGCAGCAACCCTTTGTTGTTTTCGATGGCTACGCGGCGCTTTTCGGCGGCCGGCGCCGGGCTGGTGTTAGCATTTACCGCGGCCGTAACGGCGGCGTTGAATGCATCGATGCTGCTGCGCAGGTAGCTGTTCTCAAACACGCCATCCGACATTACGCGCAACCCGCCAATGCGCTTCACCTGCCCGCTGTTTACGTTCGAAAACCCCTCGAACAAACTCGGAAAACGGTAGCCGCTCTGGTAGCTTACCCGGAAGTTGTGCTGCTGCGTGGGCGACATTACCGCCGTAAATCGCGGGTTCAGGCGCAAGCTGAAGTAGTCGTTTTTGTCGACGCGCAGTGTGGCCGTTAGCCGCACGGCATCGCGCCACAACCGGGCGCCGCCTTGCACAAAGCCACCCGTTTTGCGGTAAGTGAGGTTGCTGAACTGATCTTTTTTTGGATCGGGGTTGATGAAGTAATTGCTATCGGGCACGATAATGTAGGTGCGGTGGTCGAGCCCGGCGCGCAGGTCAAGGAATGCTGGCAGGCGCGGCAGCAGGTTGTTGTGCAAGGCGCGCCCTAGGTCGGCTTGGGCTTCGGCGTGCAGCAGATCGGCCCGCACGCGGAGGGCCGCGCCTTGGTCCCAGTTGTTAATGTCTTGCAGCTCGCGCAGCTTTTGCCGAAAGGCCTCGGTGCCCGGTTGCAAGCGGCCGGCATCGGCCTCGGCGCGGGCCGTGGCGTGGGCTTCGGCTACCGATTGGCCGGTTTGCACGGCCGCGTTCCAGGCAGCGGTGTAGTCGCGGTTCCACTGGGCATCGGGCTTGTAGCTGCGGTCGAGGTTTTCGGCCATGCTGCGCAGGTTGTAGCTACGGCCGGTGTTTTCGCGCGTCAGGTAAGCCCGGGCTTGCACAATGGGCGTTGTGAGGACCAGCGCGTGTTGCTGCAGTACGTAATCCTGCAGCCGAAAGCGGTTCGAGCGTTGGTACACATTGTCCAGCTCGGCTACGCGGTAGGTATAGGCCAGCTCGGTGCGGGCGTTTGGCCGAAAGTGCAGCGCCGCGTCGGCTTTCAGGTTGCGCAGGCGGTAGTCCACCACGTCTTTTTCGAGGTAGCCAGTGCGCGCCACCGCGTAGCTTTTGCCGCCTAGGCTCAAGGTGTTCCTATTCGACGACTCGTTGCCGTAGCCGTTCACGGGGTCGTAGGCGGGGTTGGTGGGGCCGCCGGACAGCCCGGCCGTGGCGTTGCCCTGCGGGTACAGGTCGGTTTGATCGTTGGCTATCCAATCGTAGCCGCGGGTATAGGTGCCGTTAAGCTTAAAGGCCCACCGGGCACCTAGGGCCCGGGCGTAGCGCAGGCTAGTTTCGGAGTACAGCTTGGCCGCGCTGCTGGCATCGCCTAGATGGTTGACGCCGGTTTTCTGCTGTAGGCTCAGTCCTTCGGAGGTGAAAGGATTTTTGGTGCTGAAGTTGGCCAGCCCGTTGATGGCGTTCAGCCCGTAAAGCGCCGCAGCCGTGCCGGGCACAATTTCCACGCTAGCCACATCCAGGTCGCTCGGACCTAGGGCGTTGCCGATAGGTCCGCCGATGTGTGGTGCCTGGTTGTCGATGCCATCTACCAGTTGCGCAAACCGCACGTTGGTGGTGTTGGCAAAGCCCCGGGCGTTTATCACCTTAAACCCAAGGCTGGGCGTAATCACCTGCACGCTCTTCACATTCTCTATGGCCTCGAAAAACGACGGAGCCGGCGCCAGGCGCAGGTCGCGGGCGCCAAGCTTCTCCACCGTCACCGGCGACTTCAGCAGGCTCTCCTCTACCCTCGACGCCGCTACCACCACTTCACCTAGGGCAATGTGCCGGCGGGTGGTGTCGGGTGCGGTGCCTTTGGCTGGCTCTACTGTTTGCGCTTCAGCAACTCGTAAAGGCCAAGGCGCCAGCAAGCAAGCTGCGGCTACAGGCCAAAACAGGTGTAAAGGTTTCTTCATAAGAAGCTAGCTCCTAGGTGCTGAATGCGGCTGCCGCACATGGGCAAGTCATATGATCGGAAAAAGCCCCAATTGATATGCAACGGTGCACTAAAGAAGGCTTCGGGTTATCAATTGAGTTATTCCTTCCAGGCAACAATACAGCCCTCATTTCAATTAAAGCCAGTGGCCAGCTTATGCAATTATGTCTCCCGATGCATCCATTGGTTAAATCAACCTATCAGCCAGTGTAATGAAAATTTCAACCGCACGGAGTACTCTCCGTTCCAAAATACACCTGCTGTTAGCGGCAACTCTCAGCTTATCCGGATCAGCAACTGCACAGCGCCTCATTGCGGCACCTCAGCAGGACTCAGTCCGAAAAGCTGGTCTTAAAATGATCAGCGCCAGCACAATCAACCCGGGTACAGAGCCTTTGTATATCCTCGACGGCCGCACTATTTCAGCCGAAAAATTCAAGCTCCTCAACCCCGACGGATTCAAGCGTATACGTGTACTGCACGGACCCAGCGCAACAGCCCTTTACGGCACCCGTGCCATCAACGGAGCCGTGCTGGTTACTTCTAAAAAGCAAAGGCATTTAAGAATGCGATAATACTGACGCCAACAAAAAGGGCCGGCTACATACGTAGCCGGCCCTTTTGCTTGAAACACGTTTTGCCTTACGCGCCCTTCGGCGAAAGCGTGATGTACGGAATGATAACTTCCTCCAGCGAGATACCGCCGTGCTGGAAGGTATCCTTGTAGAAGTTGACGTAGTAGTTGTAGTTGTTGGGGTAGGCGAAGAAGTAGTCGCCCAGGGTAAATACGTACGCCGTCGACACGTTTTCGCGGGGCAGAAACACGCGCTCGGGCTTGCGCACCACGTACACGTCGCGCGACTCATCGAAGCCCAGGTTTTTGCCGTGCTTGTAGCGCAGGTTGGTGTTGGTGTTCCGGTCGCCCACAATCTTGTAGGGGCGCTTGCAGCGGATGGTGCCGTGGTCGGTGGTGATGATGAGCTTGCCTTTTTTGTCGGCAATCTGCTGCAGCATCTCGTACAGCGGCGAGTGCAGGAACCACGAGCGGGTAATGCTGCGGTACGCCGATTCGTCGGCGGCTAGCTCCCGGATCATGGCCATGTCGGTGCGGGCGTGCGAAAGCATGTCCACGAAATTGTAGACGATGACGTTCAGCTTATAATTGTTGTGCAGGTTGGCCATTTTGCCCAGCAAATCCTTGCCGGCCTGCAGGTTGGTTACCTTGTTGTAGCTGTACTTGTGCTTCTGGTTGGCCCGCTGAAACATGATTTCCATGAACTCGGCCTCGTGCAGGTTCTTGCCCTCGTCGTCGTCGTCCCACACCCACAGGTTGGGGTACTTCTTCTGGATTTCGCCCGGCATCATGCCCGAGAAAATGGCGTTGCGAGCGTACGCCGTGGTGGTAGGCAGAATGGAGTAGTACATCTCCTCCTGATCTACCGTGAACATTTCAGCGATAATAGGCTCGAGCACCTTCCACTGGTCGTAGCGCAGGTTGTCGATGAGCACGAAGTACACGGGCTGGTCGCCGGTTTCCTTGAGCAGCGGAAACACGCGCTCTTTAAAGAGCTGGTGCGACATCAGCGGCGCGTCGTCCGACTCGTTGTTTACCCACTCCTCGTAGTTCTCCGTGATGAAGCGCCCGAAGTAGGTGTTGGCCTCGTCTTTCTGCATGTTGAAGACGTCGGCCATGCTCTTGCCCTCCGTCTCGTTTATTTCCAGCTCCCAGTATACCAGCTTCTTGTACACATCGGCCCACTCCGAGGGCGAGAGGCGGTCGGAAAGCTGCATGCCCAGCTGGCGGAAATCGCGCTGGTACGAGCTGTTGGTTTTCTCCGATACCAGGCGGTTGTAATCGAGCACCTTTTTCACCGACAGCAGAATCTGGTTCGGGTTCACGGGCTTGATCAGGTAATCGGCAATCTTCGAGCCGATGGCCTCCTCCATGATGTGCTCCTCCTCGCTTTTGGTAATCATGATTACCGGCAAGGTGGGCCGCGCCGCTTTAATCTCCGACAGCGCTTCGAGGCCCGTAATGCCGGGCATGTTCTCGTCGAGGAACACCAGGTCGTAGTTCTGCGCCTGCACCTCTTCAATGGCATCGGCGCCGGAGTTCACCCCGGTTACGTCGTAGCCGCGCTCCTTCAGAAACAGGATGTGCGGTTTTAACAGATCGATTTCGTCGTCGGCCCAGAGGATATTGTAGCGTTGCATGCAGTTGTTTTCAAGTGTGGTTTGTGAGGGCCAGCCGGCCCGGTGCGGCACGAATGCGCAAAGCCCCTAGGGCAGCTTGCACCGCGCAACCTAACGCATAGTGGCGTATTAATGATACAGTCGCTGAGGCGCTGCAGTGGGTTGCTCTAAGCTTAGCTAACCACGATTGGCGCCTAAGGGTTGCATTGCCAATGTGTTGGACCAACAGCCAAGCCCAAAGTTTACTCGGCAGCTGCCTCGAAAATTAGCCTTGCCATATGCTTGCCAAGGGCCCTAGGTGCTTCGGCAAGGGCTTGGCTCCGGCAAGCCCTGGGGGCTTTTGCCACCTAGGGTTGCGTAGGCAATGGCCGCTTGCAACGAGCAGCAGCGTTCCTGAAAAATGAATGAGCGCAGCCCTTCGCCGCGTATTTGCGTTAGGTATGCCGTACTTTTCGCCGGCTATTCCGGTCCTTCCTCCTGCTGCGTGAACAAGCGTAAAATTCTCAACGACCCCGTTTACGGGTTTGTATCGGTACCCACCGACCTGATCTTCGACCTTATCGAACACCGCTATTTCCAGCGGTTACGCCGCATTAAGCAGCTGGGCCTGACCGATTTTGTGTACCCCGGCGCCCTGCATACGCGCTTTCACCACGCCCTGGGTGCCATGCACCTGATGTCGCTGGCCCTGCGCACCCTCAAAGACAAAGGCGTACGCATCACGGCGCAGGAGGGCGAGGCAGCCCAAATAGCCATTCTGCTGCACGACATTGGCCACGGCCCCCTCTCCCACGCCCTCGAGCACGCCCTGTTCGAGGATGTGCCGCACGAGCAGATTTCCTTGCACCTTATGGAGCTGCTGAACGTGGAGTTTGAGGGGCGTCTGCAGCTGGCCATCGATATCTTCCGGGGTACCTACCCGCGGCCGTTCTTCCATCAGCTGGTAAGCAGCCAGCTCGATATGGACCGCCTCGACTACCTCAACCGCGACTCGTTTTACTCCGGCGTAAAAGAGGGCCAGCCCGGGGCCGACCGCCTCATCAAGATGCTCACCGTGAGCCCCGACGAGCGTTTGGTGCTGGAGGAAAAAGCCGTGTACAGCATCGAAAATTTCCTGGTGAGCCGCCGCGTGATGTACTGGCAGGTGTACATGCACAAAGCCGTCACGTCGGCCGAGCAAATGGTTATTCGCATCATGGAGCGGGCCCGCGACCTGGCCCGCGCCGGGGTGCAGGTACCGGCCTCGCCCGAGCTGGGGTATTTTTTGGCCAGCCCTGTGCAGATGCTCGACTTCGAGCAGGATGCCAGCATCATTCAGCGCTTCGTACGCCTTGATGACGTGGATATTTGGGCCGCGGTGAAAGTATGGGCATCCCATCCCGATTTCGTGCTGTCCTTCCTGGCGCACAGCCTGCTCGAGCGGCATTTGTTTAAAATCACCTTGTCCTCGGAGCCCATTGATGAGGATTTGCGCCTAGGTGTGGTGGAGCTGATTGCCGAGCATTTCCGGCTGCCCATGAACGAGGCCGCCCAGCTCATGATAGAAGGGCGCATCAGCAACAACGCCTACGACGCCGGCGGCGACACCATTAATGTGCTTACCAAGCGCGGCCATGTGATTGACGTAGCCGAGGCATCGGATTTGCCAAACATCCGCTCGCTCAGCAAGCGCGTCGAAAAGTACTACGTCTGCTACCCCAAGGAAATAACCTCGTAGCGCCGCCGCGCGGCGGGTAAGCCGCGCGTGGCTAGCTTTGGTCGCTCCTCGGAGCGCCTATTTGGCGCCGCCGTGCCCAAAACCTATGCGTTTCGCTTTCCCCAAACCCGACACGGCTTCGGCCCCTACCATTGCCCCCGGTGCGCAGCCAGGCCTGCATTCGCCGGGGGCGCTGGCGTTGTTTTTTTTGCTGCTTAGCGCGGGCCTTTTGCTGCTGTATGGCCCCACCTCGGGCGCCGAGCTGCAGGCATTGCGCAGCGTGCTATACGGCCGCAACGAAATGCCCGAGTTTGTGCTGCAGGCTACGCCCGCGCGGCTGGCTGTGCTGCGCGCCGTGTTGGCCGGGGCCACTGCGTTGGCCGCTGGCGTGTTGCTGCAGTGCGGGCGGGCGGGCCGGCTTCTGCCCGAGCTTAGGCACCTAGGGCTGGCGCTGCGCCGGTTGCTCGCGGGCCTGGCCGAAACCGTACGGGCGCTATCGGGCGCCGAGCGGCTGGTGGCTGCGCTGCTGCTCGCGGGCCTGCTGGCATTGCGCATCCATTACCTGCGCGTGCACGCCCTAGGCACCGACGAAATAGCCACCTACGACTACTTTGTACGGGGCGGCCCGCTGGCCATTACGGGCTTCTATCCCATCCCCAACAACCACGTGCTGTTCAGCCTGCTCAGCTACCCGCTCGTGGGGCTCGGCATCCGGCACGATGTGCTGGTGCTGCGCTTGCCCACCTTGCTGATCAGCAGTGCCGGCACCGTGCTGCTGTACGCCATGCTGGCGCGGGTGCTCACCTTTCGGGTGGCTACGCTGGCCGTGGGGCTGTTTTGCCTGGCCCCGTTGGCGCTGTACTATTCGGTAGCGGGCCGCGGCTATTTTTTGCTGGTGAACCTGGCGGCCGGGCAGTTTTTTGCCATGCTGGCCGTGCTGCATTACTCGCATTACCAGCGGCTGGGCTGGCTGGCGTTTGTGATGCTGGGCGTGCTGGGCCTCTACACCATTCCTACCTACGCCTATGTGCTGGTGTCGGTGGGAGGCTGGCTGGCGCTGAGCTTCGGGGCTGCGCGCCGGTGGCGGGCCCTAGGTGCTTTGGCCACGGCGGCCGGCCTGATCGGCGCCGGAGCCGCGCTGGCCTACGCGCCCATTGTGTGCGTATCGGGGCTGCCGGCCCTCACGGCCAACCAGTACATTGCCCCGCAAACCCAGGCCGAGTTTTGGGGCGCGTACGGGGCTTTTCTGCTGAAGCCCGCGCGCGAGCTGTTCGGCCACGACACCCTCGCCGACGAGCTGTTTATTGGGGCAGTGCTGGCGTGCCTGCTCTCGTTGCGCTGGTTGCCCGCCCGGTGGCGCCGCGTGGGGGCGCCATGCCTGTTCGTGGTACTGCTGCCCTTCGTGCTGATGCCGCTGCAGCGCGTGTACGCGCCCTCGCGGGTGCTGCTCTACGCCTCGTTGTTTTTCTTCGTGGCGGCGGTGCTGGCTGGTGAGTGGGTGCTGCTTCGGTTGCGCCTGGCCGCCCGTACCGGCTGGGCGCTAGGGCTGCTGTTGCTGGCGGGCTACGCGTGGTTTCAGGTGGTGCATTTCCGGCACCATATCGGCCGTGCTGCCCACACCGATGCCTACCTGCGCCGCGCCTATGCCTGGCTGCGGCCCCGGCAGCCGCAGCGGGTGTACTTTGCCGCACCGTTCCACAAACTATATTTCCATCACTACGCCACCATCGAGCAGTACCCGCTGCAGCTGTTCGAGGCCGCCTCGGCGCAGGGCCAGCAGTACGATTTTTTGGTGGTAGCGCACGATCAGCCGCCCGCCCCGCGCTGGGTGCGCGCCCCCGCCTACCGCCCCGTATACACCGACGCGGAGGTGACCATTTTCGCAGCGGGCCGAGCCGCCCCAAACCGGGCCAAGTAGATAATTCCCTACTTTTGCCGCCTATGGAATTCACGGTAGGCCAGATTGCGGGCATTTTGAACGGCACGGTAGAAGGTGATTCTGCCCTGCGCGTCGACCGGCTGGCAAAAATCGAAGAGGCCCGCACGGGCGCCGTGGCCTTTCTGGCCAACTCCAAGTACGAGCCCCATCTGTACACCACCGAAGCCTCGGCGGTTATCGTAAGCAAAACCCTCGAGCTCAAGCAGCCCGTGCACGCGGCCCTCATTCGGGTTGATGACCCTTACCTAGGGTTCACGATGCTGCTCGAGTTTTACCAGCAGTTCACGAGGGCTGGCAAGCGCGGCGTAGAGCAACCCTCGTTTGTGGGCCAGGGCTGTGAGCTAGGCGACGAGGGCTACCGCGGTGCTTTCTCCTACGTGGGCGAAAACTGCCAGATTGCCAAAGGTGTGCTGATTTTCCCGCACGCTACCATTGGCGACCGGGTGCGCATTGGCGAGGGCACCATCATCTACGCCGGTGCCAAAATCTACGCCGACACCGTTATCGGGGCGCGCTGTGTAATTCATGCCGGGGCCGTTATCGGCTCCGATGGTTTTGGCTTTGCCCCCCAACCCGATGGCTCGTACCGCCC
The sequence above is drawn from the Hymenobacter sp. YIM 151858-1 genome and encodes:
- a CDS encoding TonB-dependent receptor, coding for MKKPLHLFWPVAAACLLAPWPLRVAEAQTVEPAKGTAPDTTRRHIALGEVVVAASRVEESLLKSPVTVEKLGARDLRLAPAPSFFEAIENVKSVQVITPSLGFKVINARGFANTTNVRFAQLVDGIDNQAPHIGGPIGNALGPSDLDVASVEIVPGTAAALYGLNAINGLANFSTKNPFTSEGLSLQQKTGVNHLGDASSAAKLYSETSLRYARALGARWAFKLNGTYTRGYDWIANDQTDLYPQGNATAGLSGGPTNPAYDPVNGYGNESSNRNTLSLGGKSYAVARTGYLEKDVVDYRLRNLKADAALHFRPNARTELAYTYRVAELDNVYQRSNRFRLQDYVLQQHALVLTTPIVQARAYLTRENTGRSYNLRSMAENLDRSYKPDAQWNRDYTAAWNAAVQTGQSVAEAHATARAEADAGRLQPGTEAFRQKLRELQDINNWDQGAALRVRADLLHAEAQADLGRALHNNLLPRLPAFLDLRAGLDHRTYIIVPDSNYFINPDPKKDQFSNLTYRKTGGFVQGGARLWRDAVRLTATLRVDKNDYFSLRLNPRFTAVMSPTQQHNFRVSYQSGYRFPSLFEGFSNVNSGQVKRIGGLRVMSDGVFENSYLRSSIDAFNAAVTAAVNANTSPAPAAEKRRVAIENNKGLLRRNPYTYLRPEHIRSLELGYKAALLPQGRLLLDVDFYYNRYRDFIAQVEAYVPKTNNPDSAAIYLSNRATQNRYRLWTNSQTQVYNYGGSAGGRYELPGGYLAGANLTYARLDRIESGDGLEDGFNTPRWIYNLSLGNENAYRGLGFGLNYRWQASYYSQTFLVTGTVPAYATLDAQLTYQAQKPNVRLKVGATNLLNRYYVSFLGGPSVGGLYYAAISYGIN
- a CDS encoding Plug domain-containing protein, with translation MKISTARSTLRSKIHLLLAATLSLSGSATAQRLIAAPQQDSVRKAGLKMISASTINPGTEPLYILDGRTISAEKFKLLNPDGFKRIRVLHGPSATALYGTRAINGAVLVTSKKQRHLRMR
- a CDS encoding T9SS response regulator signal transducer PorX, coding for MQRYNILWADDEIDLLKPHILFLKERGYDVTGVNSGADAIEEVQAQNYDLVFLDENMPGITGLEALSEIKAARPTLPVIMITKSEEEHIMEEAIGSKIADYLIKPVNPNQILLSVKKVLDYNRLVSEKTNSSYQRDFRQLGMQLSDRLSPSEWADVYKKLVYWELEINETEGKSMADVFNMQKDEANTYFGRFITENYEEWVNNESDDAPLMSHQLFKERVFPLLKETGDQPVYFVLIDNLRYDQWKVLEPIIAEMFTVDQEEMYYSILPTTTAYARNAIFSGMMPGEIQKKYPNLWVWDDDDEGKNLHEAEFMEIMFQRANQKHKYSYNKVTNLQAGKDLLGKMANLHNNYKLNVIVYNFVDMLSHARTDMAMIRELAADESAYRSITRSWFLHSPLYEMLQQIADKKGKLIITTDHGTIRCKRPYKIVGDRNTNTNLRYKHGKNLGFDESRDVYVVRKPERVFLPRENVSTAYVFTLGDYFFAYPNNYNYYVNFYKDTFQHGGISLEEVIIPYITLSPKGA
- a CDS encoding HD domain-containing protein — translated: MNKRKILNDPVYGFVSVPTDLIFDLIEHRYFQRLRRIKQLGLTDFVYPGALHTRFHHALGAMHLMSLALRTLKDKGVRITAQEGEAAQIAILLHDIGHGPLSHALEHALFEDVPHEQISLHLMELLNVEFEGRLQLAIDIFRGTYPRPFFHQLVSSQLDMDRLDYLNRDSFYSGVKEGQPGADRLIKMLTVSPDERLVLEEKAVYSIENFLVSRRVMYWQVYMHKAVTSAEQMVIRIMERARDLARAGVQVPASPELGYFLASPVQMLDFEQDASIIQRFVRLDDVDIWAAVKVWASHPDFVLSFLAHSLLERHLFKITLSSEPIDEDLRLGVVELIAEHFRLPMNEAAQLMIEGRISNNAYDAGGDTINVLTKRGHVIDVAEASDLPNIRSLSKRVEKYYVCYPKEITS
- the lpxD gene encoding UDP-3-O-(3-hydroxymyristoyl)glucosamine N-acyltransferase, giving the protein MEFTVGQIAGILNGTVEGDSALRVDRLAKIEEARTGAVAFLANSKYEPHLYTTEASAVIVSKTLELKQPVHAALIRVDDPYLGFTMLLEFYQQFTRAGKRGVEQPSFVGQGCELGDEGYRGAFSYVGENCQIAKGVLIFPHATIGDRVRIGEGTIIYAGAKIYADTVIGARCVIHAGAVIGSDGFGFAPQPDGSYRPIPQIGNVVLEDNVSVGANATIDCATMGSTIIREGSKIDNLVQIAHNVEVGRHTVIASQTGISGSTKIGDFCVLAGQTGLAGHLTLANRTTVTAQSGVGKSIKEEGQFLQGSPAFNLRDSLRANAVFRHLPELERRLLALERAQAKPDEAEKS